The following are encoded together in the Salinibacterium sp. UTAS2018 genome:
- a CDS encoding mandelate racemase/muconate lactonizing enzyme family protein, which translates to MGLTDTALTITAVRAVLLSHRYQPGEELTWVGGTIWSWDAALVEVTLSDGTTGVGEAGAGIMAAAAVPGIVDAFRPYVLDHEFAHPLEVADHLRAYTAFWARGGMLNGVAGAIETAAVDAVGKRLGVPAYEVLGGLKRDWIESYASGGLGTTFGEVSDWAAAQIEAGFGTVKFRAMTDPDTTIKLLDHVTALLPEGVQFVIDAVQACASDPWPVDEAIRVGHKAAELGARWYEEPCQADDVAGYAAVRAAVNVPISGVESNGTVRDFAQLLDANALDVAQPDVTFVGGPKAFAQVAELAHATGVKTVPHVWGSGVTFAANLHTVLANPYVELFEYCTLPNPLREAMRVEEVDFKDGGIVAPKAPGLGIQLTPEIEAQFPFSPGGGHVIR; encoded by the coding sequence ATGGGACTCACCGACACAGCCCTAACCATTACCGCCGTGCGCGCAGTGTTGCTTTCGCACCGGTACCAGCCCGGGGAAGAACTCACGTGGGTAGGTGGCACCATTTGGTCGTGGGATGCCGCCCTCGTCGAGGTAACCCTCTCTGATGGAACCACCGGAGTCGGGGAAGCGGGAGCGGGCATCATGGCCGCCGCCGCCGTGCCCGGAATTGTCGATGCGTTCCGCCCCTACGTTCTCGACCACGAGTTCGCTCACCCCCTCGAAGTCGCCGACCACCTGCGCGCCTACACCGCCTTCTGGGCACGGGGCGGAATGCTCAACGGTGTTGCCGGAGCAATCGAAACCGCGGCCGTGGATGCCGTCGGCAAGCGACTCGGCGTGCCCGCCTATGAGGTGCTCGGTGGCCTCAAGCGCGACTGGATCGAGTCGTACGCCAGTGGCGGCCTCGGCACCACGTTTGGCGAGGTTTCCGACTGGGCCGCGGCTCAGATCGAAGCCGGCTTTGGCACTGTGAAGTTCCGCGCCATGACCGATCCCGACACCACCATCAAGCTGCTCGACCACGTGACCGCGCTGCTGCCCGAGGGCGTGCAGTTCGTCATCGACGCCGTGCAGGCCTGTGCCTCTGACCCGTGGCCCGTCGACGAAGCAATTCGCGTCGGCCACAAGGCTGCCGAACTCGGTGCCCGCTGGTACGAAGAGCCGTGCCAGGCGGATGACGTGGCGGGCTACGCCGCCGTGCGTGCCGCCGTGAACGTGCCGATCTCCGGGGTCGAATCCAACGGAACCGTGCGGGACTTCGCGCAACTGCTCGACGCCAACGCGCTCGACGTTGCTCAGCCCGACGTCACCTTCGTGGGTGGCCCGAAGGCCTTTGCTCAGGTCGCCGAGCTTGCTCACGCCACCGGCGTGAAGACCGTGCCTCACGTGTGGGGCAGCGGCGTTACGTTCGCCGCCAACCTGCACACCGTGCTCGCGAACCCATACGTGGAGCTCTTCGAGTACTGCACCCTGCCCAACCCGTTGCGCGAAGCAATGCGGGTGGAGGAGGTCGACTTCAAGGATGGCGGAATTGTGGCTCCGAAGGCTCCCGGCCTCGGCATCCAGCTGACTCCCGAAATCGAAGCGCAGTTCCCCTTCAGTCCCGGAGGTGGACATGTCATCCGCTAA
- a CDS encoding aldo/keto reductase, translating into MKTRSTQRGLELTEIGLGAAQLGNLYRETTDAEVEEGVAAAWDAGVRYFDTAPHYGLGLSERRLGEQLRTHPRDEYVISSKVGKLLVPNPGGEDRMDDQGFAVPAVTKRQWDFSRDGILRSVEASLTRTGLDHFDVLYMHDPDDHFEQASTEGIAALIELREQGVVKAVGAGMNSSAYLAELIRRADVDLVMCAGRFTLIDDSALADLMPLALERNVGVVVAGVYNSGLLGRNRPSPDATFDYEPVPPAILENANRVADACEAHGVTLPEAAIAYVLRHPAVVSVVVGARGGDQVRSNIERYETAMPEGLWADLEAAGLVAAL; encoded by the coding sequence GTGAAGACCAGATCAACTCAGCGTGGACTTGAACTGACCGAAATCGGCCTCGGTGCCGCCCAGCTCGGCAACCTGTATCGCGAAACCACCGACGCCGAAGTCGAAGAGGGCGTGGCGGCGGCCTGGGATGCTGGCGTTCGCTACTTTGACACCGCTCCGCACTACGGGCTGGGGCTCTCCGAGCGTCGCCTGGGCGAACAACTGCGCACCCACCCACGCGACGAATACGTAATCTCCAGCAAGGTCGGCAAGCTTCTTGTGCCCAACCCCGGCGGAGAAGATCGGATGGATGACCAGGGCTTCGCCGTGCCCGCCGTCACCAAACGACAGTGGGATTTCAGTCGCGACGGCATCCTCCGCTCGGTCGAAGCATCTCTCACGCGCACCGGCCTTGACCACTTCGATGTGCTCTACATGCACGACCCCGACGACCACTTTGAGCAGGCCTCCACCGAGGGCATCGCCGCACTCATCGAGCTTCGCGAGCAGGGCGTCGTGAAGGCGGTGGGCGCCGGCATGAACAGCTCCGCGTATCTGGCTGAGCTGATCCGTCGCGCCGACGTCGACCTCGTGATGTGTGCTGGACGCTTCACTCTCATCGACGATTCGGCGCTCGCCGACCTGATGCCCCTCGCACTTGAGCGCAACGTCGGCGTCGTCGTCGCCGGGGTCTACAACTCCGGCCTCTTGGGGCGCAATCGCCCCAGCCCCGACGCCACTTTCGACTACGAACCCGTGCCGCCGGCAATTCTCGAGAACGCCAATCGGGTGGCCGACGCGTGTGAAGCCCACGGTGTCACGCTGCCCGAAGCGGCTATCGCTTACGTGCTGCGGCATCCTGCAGTCGTCTCGGTGGTGGTCGGCGCTCGCGGTGGCGACCAGGTGCGTTCAAACATCGAGCGGTACGAAACGGCGATGCCTGAGGGACTCTGGGCCGACCTCGAAGCTGCCGGGTTGGTCGCAGCGCTCTAA
- a CDS encoding LacI family DNA-binding transcriptional regulator: protein MATLSDVATRAGVSVSAVSRVLSEKPGVRVSVATRQRIHDAAKELNYRPNFTARALKSSRTHAVGLVVPGVTNAIFAELMRGVEEEARTKDYMVLIASTERLPEGEESIPRLMGEGRVDGVLVQFGDHLSGDDLRTVTDSGLPVISINTINPGKGGSVRVEDEAGMRLATEHLIELGHTRIGYAGGVPTSESGQRRLAGFMEAMATAKLTVEPELVTDFGYYPKQGAQALDAMAELSTPPTAVVVANINAAHGVLSEARRLGIRVPEDMSIVAMHDTWTAEIAWPPLTCVRLPLYELGRAAMASLWDNINSGTAEDRVIADPAPELIVRESTAPPAR, encoded by the coding sequence ATGGCTACCTTGAGTGATGTTGCAACCCGCGCCGGAGTCTCGGTGTCGGCGGTCTCGCGTGTGCTGAGCGAAAAGCCGGGCGTGCGGGTGAGCGTGGCAACCCGGCAGCGCATTCACGATGCCGCGAAAGAGCTCAACTACCGGCCCAACTTCACGGCGCGGGCGCTCAAGTCATCGCGTACGCACGCGGTGGGACTTGTGGTGCCCGGCGTCACGAACGCCATCTTCGCCGAGCTCATGCGCGGTGTCGAAGAGGAAGCCCGCACCAAGGATTACATGGTGCTGATCGCGAGCACCGAACGGTTGCCCGAGGGCGAAGAGTCCATCCCGCGCCTCATGGGCGAGGGCCGAGTCGACGGTGTTCTCGTGCAGTTCGGCGACCACTTGAGTGGTGATGATCTGCGCACCGTGACCGACAGCGGTCTGCCCGTGATCTCGATCAACACGATCAACCCCGGCAAGGGTGGTTCCGTTCGCGTTGAAGATGAGGCAGGGATGCGCCTCGCGACCGAGCACCTCATTGAACTCGGTCACACCCGCATCGGCTACGCCGGCGGTGTGCCGACATCGGAGTCGGGCCAGCGTCGTCTCGCCGGATTCATGGAAGCGATGGCGACCGCGAAACTCACCGTTGAGCCCGAGCTCGTCACCGACTTTGGTTACTACCCCAAGCAGGGTGCTCAGGCTCTGGATGCCATGGCCGAGCTCTCGACACCTCCCACCGCGGTGGTGGTGGCGAACATCAACGCCGCGCACGGTGTGCTTTCCGAGGCACGACGGTTGGGCATCCGCGTTCCCGAAGACATGTCGATCGTCGCGATGCACGACACCTGGACAGCCGAAATTGCGTGGCCGCCCCTCACCTGTGTTCGCTTGCCGCTCTACGAACTGGGCCGCGCCGCCATGGCAAGCCTGTGGGACAACATCAACTCCGGCACCGCCGAAGACCGCGTTATCGCCGATCCAGCACCGGAGCTGATCGTGCGCGAATCAACTGCGCCACCCGCGCGCTAA
- a CDS encoding MaoC/PaaZ C-terminal domain-containing protein, giving the protein MAGALMLTKDRWYEDHEVGERRETVGRTITEADIVLHAGQTGDFFPHHMDAEWMATQPAGQRIAHGTLILSVAVGMTAGDINPQAMSYGYDRIRFIRPVFIGDTIRVTAEINEMSLHAKRSEEAGYLHELVTVTNQHGDTVMVLTHLYLVNRRTSE; this is encoded by the coding sequence ATGGCTGGTGCGCTGATGCTCACGAAAGACCGCTGGTATGAAGACCACGAGGTAGGGGAGCGTCGCGAAACCGTCGGCCGCACCATCACCGAAGCCGACATCGTGCTGCACGCTGGCCAGACCGGCGACTTCTTTCCGCACCACATGGATGCCGAATGGATGGCAACGCAGCCGGCCGGTCAGCGCATCGCCCACGGCACGCTCATCCTTTCCGTCGCGGTGGGAATGACGGCCGGCGACATCAACCCGCAGGCCATGAGTTATGGGTATGACCGCATCCGCTTCATCCGCCCCGTCTTTATCGGCGACACCATTCGGGTGACGGCGGAGATCAACGAGATGTCGTTGCATGCGAAGCGATCGGAGGAGGCGGGCTACCTGCACGAGCTGGTGACGGTAACCAACCAACATGGTGACACCGTGATGGTGCTGACCCACCTGTATTTGGTCAATCGACGTACCAGCGAGTAG
- a CDS encoding extracellular solute-binding protein yields MSPTVIRGMTWEHERGYGSVVKAAEAYRSVAPDVEVQWEYRSLQAFADQDLESLVEQYDLLVIDHPHIPVAAEDNLFTPLNGRGFDIELATLATQSVGRSHESYQHLGQQWGLALDAAAQVAAYRPDLLEAPPRTWPEVIALAEEGRVLWPFKPVDAYSSLITIAAGLGEDPMATPGVFLSEDVLTRSMELLTRLARLVPADNAGFNPIQVADVLAESDTFAYSPLLFGYTNYSRAGYRLNRVQYIDIPSSTRGLAGSLLGGAGIAVSSRSQVMDAAIAHAFWLASGDVQESSYYDGGGQPGNAVAWESARTNADSLDFFTGTRATLEGAYMRPRFATYIELQNAVSPLVTSALLGEITIAELRERLDAGVAEWLVR; encoded by the coding sequence ATGAGCCCGACCGTCATCCGCGGAATGACCTGGGAACACGAGCGCGGCTACGGCAGCGTCGTGAAGGCGGCTGAAGCGTATCGCTCGGTTGCTCCCGATGTTGAGGTGCAGTGGGAGTACCGCTCACTGCAGGCTTTTGCCGACCAAGATCTGGAGAGTCTGGTTGAGCAGTACGACCTGCTCGTGATCGATCATCCGCACATTCCGGTTGCGGCGGAAGACAACCTCTTCACTCCGCTGAACGGGCGCGGCTTTGACATTGAGTTGGCCACGCTGGCAACGCAGTCGGTGGGCCGTTCGCACGAGTCGTACCAACACCTCGGCCAGCAGTGGGGCCTCGCGCTCGATGCTGCCGCGCAGGTCGCCGCGTACCGCCCCGACCTTCTCGAGGCACCGCCGCGCACCTGGCCCGAGGTGATCGCGCTCGCCGAAGAGGGCCGGGTGCTGTGGCCGTTCAAGCCGGTTGATGCGTACTCGAGCCTCATCACGATTGCCGCAGGACTCGGCGAAGACCCGATGGCGACGCCCGGTGTTTTCCTCTCCGAAGACGTGCTGACCCGTTCGATGGAGTTGCTCACGCGCCTGGCCCGCTTGGTGCCCGCTGACAACGCCGGCTTCAACCCGATTCAGGTCGCTGATGTGCTCGCCGAGAGCGACACCTTCGCGTACTCGCCGTTGCTCTTTGGTTACACGAACTATTCGCGTGCCGGCTACCGGTTGAATCGCGTTCAGTACATCGACATCCCGAGCTCGACGCGGGGCCTCGCCGGTTCGCTGCTCGGTGGCGCTGGAATCGCTGTCTCGTCGCGCAGCCAGGTCATGGATGCCGCGATCGCGCACGCCTTCTGGCTCGCCTCGGGCGACGTGCAAGAGAGCTCGTACTACGACGGTGGCGGCCAGCCCGGCAATGCGGTCGCGTGGGAAAGCGCCCGCACCAACGCCGATAGCCTCGACTTCTTCACCGGCACGCGCGCAACGCTCGAAGGCGCCTACATGCGCCCTCGCTTCGCGACCTACATCGAACTGCAGAATGCGGTCTCCCCGCTCGTGACCTCAGCCCTTCTGGGCGAAATCACAATCGCTGAACTACGCGAACGCCTCGATGCGGGCGTCGCAGAATGGCTGGTGCGCTGA
- a CDS encoding CaiB/BaiF CoA-transferase family protein, with translation MTDHHGAPTESAPLDRPLEGILVLDFSQFLAGPVAAMRLADLGARVIKIERPGTGDIGRTLAFAGREFDGDTVSFHAMNRNKESITADLKVADDLAYVKELVERADVIIQNFRPGVMERIGLDFESVRAINPGIVYASATGYGEEGPWKDRPGQDLLAQSMSGIPWLNGSKTDGPVPVGLSIADHLMSCHIAQGVTALLVRKFRTGKGGLVQTSLLEAMLDLQFELLSTKLNDDSITVQRHGEHSAHAFLAAPYGTYPTTDGYIAMAMNPLPKLGDLLGIAELSAMLDPQLAWDRQEYVEEVLAAHFATGTTQQWLDILDAGDVWCAPVLTLDELLASGGFEAIRMTQPVSRGGNDLLTTRSPIRVDGQILTSTKAAPTLGEDNDSVRAEFPSRAAAAAGAAPASAAGTAPAATATASATATQEASA, from the coding sequence ATGACTGACCACCACGGCGCACCAACGGAGTCTGCGCCACTGGACCGCCCCCTCGAGGGAATCCTTGTTCTGGACTTCAGCCAATTCTTGGCCGGACCGGTCGCAGCGATGCGTCTCGCCGACCTCGGTGCCCGCGTCATCAAGATCGAACGCCCCGGCACGGGAGACATCGGTCGCACCCTCGCTTTCGCCGGTCGCGAGTTCGACGGCGACACTGTTTCGTTCCACGCGATGAACCGCAACAAGGAGTCGATCACCGCTGACCTCAAGGTCGCCGACGACCTCGCCTACGTGAAAGAGCTCGTCGAACGTGCCGACGTGATCATCCAGAATTTCCGCCCCGGCGTAATGGAGCGCATCGGGCTCGACTTTGAATCCGTGCGCGCCATCAACCCCGGCATCGTCTACGCCAGCGCGACCGGCTACGGCGAAGAGGGCCCGTGGAAGGATCGCCCCGGGCAAGACCTGCTCGCTCAGTCGATGTCGGGCATCCCGTGGCTCAACGGCTCGAAGACCGACGGCCCCGTGCCGGTCGGGCTCTCGATCGCCGACCACCTGATGAGCTGCCACATCGCCCAGGGAGTCACCGCGCTTCTCGTGCGCAAGTTCCGCACCGGCAAGGGCGGCCTCGTGCAGACCAGCCTGCTCGAAGCGATGCTCGATCTACAGTTCGAGCTGCTGAGCACCAAGCTCAACGACGACAGCATCACGGTGCAGCGCCACGGTGAACACTCGGCTCATGCTTTTCTCGCCGCGCCGTACGGCACCTATCCCACCACTGATGGTTACATCGCGATGGCCATGAATCCGCTGCCGAAACTGGGCGACCTGCTCGGCATTGCAGAACTCAGCGCCATGCTCGACCCGCAGCTCGCCTGGGATCGCCAAGAGTATGTCGAAGAGGTTCTTGCCGCGCACTTCGCGACCGGCACCACCCAGCAGTGGCTCGACATTCTCGATGCCGGCGACGTGTGGTGCGCTCCCGTACTCACGCTCGACGAACTGCTGGCCTCGGGCGGCTTCGAAGCGATTCGGATGACGCAGCCCGTCAGCCGTGGAGGCAACGACCTGCTGACCACCCGCAGTCCCATCCGCGTTGACGGCCAAATTCTCACGAGCACTAAAGCGGCCCCGACTCTCGGAGAAGACAACGACAGCGTGCGGGCCGAGTTCCCGTCGCGCGCTGCTGCTGCCGCCGGTGCCGCTCCCGCCAGCGCTGCCGGCACCGCTCCCGCCGCAACCGCAACAGCTTCCGCAACCGCAACCCAGGAGGCCTCCGCATGA
- a CDS encoding zinc-binding dehydrogenase — protein sequence MLSVSYVGEQRLEVKEYEPKPPAAGEVQIAVAYNGLCGTDMHILHGNMDARVQLPLTFGHEMSGTISALGNGVDGWNVGDHVTVMPLWWDNTCPACLAGNQHICQNLDFIGIDSPGALQGKWNVPAETLVALPPELRLDHAALVEPTAVAVHDVRRSGVKPGDKAVIIGGGPIGVLIASVAREFGAEVAVIEIDAARRAQIDALGFTTLSPLEVDQVAWVNEWTADAGADVVFEVSGAAAAVLGATDLAKVRGTLVVVAIHPTPREINLQRVFWRELTIMGARVYQRTDFEKAIELLDGGVIPADLLITRIVPLSQTSEAFADLAAGKAMKILVDVAGQK from the coding sequence GTGCTGAGCGTGAGTTATGTAGGCGAGCAACGCCTTGAGGTCAAAGAGTACGAACCGAAGCCTCCGGCCGCCGGTGAAGTTCAAATTGCGGTCGCCTACAACGGTCTGTGCGGCACCGATATGCACATCCTGCACGGCAATATGGATGCCCGCGTGCAGTTGCCTTTGACCTTTGGTCACGAGATGAGTGGCACCATTTCCGCTCTCGGCAACGGCGTTGACGGCTGGAACGTCGGCGACCACGTCACGGTCATGCCGCTCTGGTGGGACAACACCTGCCCCGCCTGCCTCGCCGGTAACCAGCACATCTGCCAGAACCTCGACTTCATCGGCATCGACTCCCCCGGCGCCCTGCAGGGCAAGTGGAACGTTCCCGCCGAAACGCTGGTTGCGTTGCCGCCCGAGCTGCGCCTCGATCACGCTGCGCTCGTCGAACCCACCGCTGTTGCCGTGCACGATGTTCGCCGTTCGGGCGTGAAGCCCGGCGACAAGGCCGTGATTATCGGTGGCGGCCCCATCGGTGTTCTCATCGCCTCCGTCGCGCGCGAGTTTGGCGCCGAAGTTGCCGTAATCGAAATCGATGCTGCCCGCCGTGCCCAGATCGACGCCCTCGGCTTCACGACCCTCAGCCCGCTCGAGGTCGACCAGGTCGCCTGGGTCAACGAGTGGACCGCGGATGCCGGTGCCGACGTGGTCTTCGAAGTTTCCGGTGCGGCGGCTGCTGTGCTCGGCGCCACCGACCTCGCGAAGGTGCGCGGAACCCTCGTGGTTGTCGCCATCCACCCCACGCCTCGCGAGATCAACCTGCAGCGCGTCTTCTGGCGCGAACTCACGATTATGGGAGCGCGCGTCTACCAGCGCACCGACTTCGAAAAGGCCATTGAACTGCTTGATGGCGGCGTCATCCCGGCCGATCTGCTCATCACGCGCATTGTGCCGCTCTCGCAGACGAGCGAAGCTTTCGCTGACCTTGCCGCCGGCAAAGCGATGAAGATTCTCGTGGATGTCGCGGGCCAAAAGTGA
- a CDS encoding SDR family oxidoreductase — MNGMFDLTGTTAVVTGARRGIGFAMAEALAAAGANIIGVSATIEASGSDIEKAVTSYGRTFEGIACDFADPDAVAALGETLSTRNVDILVNNAGTIERAPAVDHPTELWDRVIQVNLSSQFTLTQAIARSMIERGRGKIIFTASLLSFQGGINVPGYTAAKSGIAGLTKALSNEWAGKGITVNAIAPGYIATDNTQALQDDPDRSKAILDRIPAGRWGVGSDLAGATVFLASRSSDYVSGAILNVDGGWLGR; from the coding sequence ATGAACGGCATGTTTGACCTCACCGGAACCACCGCGGTCGTCACCGGCGCACGCCGTGGAATCGGCTTCGCCATGGCCGAGGCACTCGCCGCCGCCGGCGCGAACATCATTGGCGTCAGCGCCACGATCGAAGCTTCGGGCAGCGACATCGAGAAGGCGGTCACCTCGTATGGCCGCACTTTCGAGGGCATCGCGTGTGACTTCGCCGACCCGGATGCCGTCGCCGCGCTGGGCGAGACTCTCTCGACCCGCAACGTCGACATCCTCGTCAACAATGCCGGAACCATCGAGCGAGCCCCCGCCGTCGACCACCCCACCGAGCTGTGGGATCGGGTCATCCAGGTGAACCTGTCGAGCCAGTTCACGCTCACGCAGGCCATCGCCCGCTCGATGATTGAGCGCGGCCGCGGCAAAATCATCTTCACGGCATCGCTACTCAGCTTCCAGGGAGGCATCAACGTGCCCGGCTACACGGCAGCGAAGTCGGGCATCGCCGGCCTCACGAAGGCACTCTCGAATGAGTGGGCGGGCAAGGGCATCACCGTGAACGCGATCGCCCCCGGCTACATCGCGACCGACAACACCCAGGCCCTGCAAGACGACCCCGACCGCTCGAAGGCAATCCTCGACCGCATCCCCGCCGGTCGCTGGGGCGTCGGCAGCGACCTCGCGGGTGCCACCGTGTTCCTCGCCTCGCGCTCCTCCGACTACGTCTCGGGCGCCATCCTCAACGTGGATGGCGGCTGGCTCGGCCGCTAG
- a CDS encoding type II toxin-antitoxin system RelE/ParE family toxin, with product MSYAIRFTPKAAKQVTKLDPTAAKRIRGFLEQKLARLDNPRLLGKKLVNEEFWRYRVGDYRILTTIDDDQILILIVEVAHRREIYNKL from the coding sequence GTGAGCTACGCGATCAGATTCACTCCGAAGGCAGCGAAGCAGGTTACAAAACTTGATCCCACGGCAGCGAAGCGCATCCGTGGCTTTCTTGAACAAAAACTTGCGCGCCTCGACAACCCGCGGTTGCTCGGCAAAAAGCTCGTGAACGAGGAGTTCTGGCGTTACCGAGTCGGTGACTACCGCATCCTCACAACTATCGACGACGATCAGATTCTCATCCTCATCGTTGAGGTTGCACACCGTCGCGAGATCTATAACAAGCTCTGA
- a CDS encoding TraY domain-containing protein: protein MPQINLRVDDETEHRLQNLSARTGRSKTFYATEALTQYLDENEDYLLAKDALEEFTQSNDDAIDLADVVWPA from the coding sequence ATGCCGCAAATCAATCTCCGCGTTGACGATGAGACGGAGCATCGCCTGCAGAACTTGTCTGCGCGCACTGGCCGGTCGAAAACTTTTTATGCGACCGAGGCATTGACGCAATACCTGGACGAGAACGAAGACTACCTCCTGGCGAAAGATGCGCTAGAGGAATTCACTCAGTCCAATGACGATGCGATCGACCTTGCTGACGTGGTCTGGCCTGCGTGA
- a CDS encoding MarR family winged helix-turn-helix transcriptional regulator, translated as MTDISPASAFDDEKLETWAALATLLEWLPAALDSQMQRDSDLTHFEYGIMFALSDAADCTLRMSTLATYSNSSLSRLSRAVARLETKNWVCRVPDPGDGRYTLASLTDRGREKVEQATPGHVDLVSRLVFDTLTPTQTRQLHNISLRITSAIRADGSWQP; from the coding sequence ATGACAGATATCAGCCCTGCGTCAGCTTTCGACGATGAAAAGCTCGAGACCTGGGCGGCGTTGGCGACGCTTCTCGAATGGCTGCCAGCCGCCCTCGACTCCCAGATGCAGCGCGACTCCGATCTCACGCACTTCGAATACGGCATCATGTTCGCGCTCTCGGACGCTGCTGACTGCACCCTCCGGATGAGTACGCTCGCTACCTATTCGAACAGCTCGCTGTCGCGGCTTTCGCGGGCGGTTGCGCGGCTAGAGACCAAAAATTGGGTATGCCGCGTTCCCGACCCCGGCGATGGCAGATACACGCTTGCAAGCCTGACTGATCGCGGCAGAGAGAAGGTCGAACAGGCAACCCCCGGCCACGTCGACCTCGTGAGCCGCCTCGTCTTCGACACCCTGACGCCGACGCAAACCCGGCAGCTGCACAACATCAGCCTACGAATCACCTCAGCTATCCGCGCCGATGGTAGCTGGCAGCCATGA
- a CDS encoding SDR family NAD(P)-dependent oxidoreductase, with product MQLSGKKAFISGSTQGIGYAIAQAMLAEGVDVTINGRSEAKLHQAVAQLRASEPGGTVSGIVADLSDATATENLLEQLGDIDILVNNVGLFELSPFHDIPDSEWQHYFEVNVMSGVRLSRHALGGMIAKNWGRIIFIGSESGVNIPADMVHYGLSKAANLALSNGLSKLTRGTNVTVNTILGGPTYSDGVANAVNEIAEAQAISADDMKAAIIGGNTTSLLQRFIDPTEIANLALYLASPRSSATNGAAVRADGGVLTTLI from the coding sequence ATGCAACTCAGCGGCAAGAAGGCGTTCATCAGCGGATCGACTCAAGGAATCGGCTACGCGATTGCCCAGGCGATGCTCGCTGAGGGTGTTGACGTGACGATTAATGGGCGGAGCGAAGCCAAGCTTCACCAAGCAGTTGCCCAGCTCCGAGCATCCGAGCCGGGTGGAACCGTCTCCGGAATCGTCGCCGACCTCAGTGACGCCACTGCGACCGAGAACCTACTCGAGCAGCTAGGCGACATCGACATTCTGGTGAACAATGTCGGGCTCTTTGAGCTGTCGCCCTTCCACGACATTCCCGACTCAGAGTGGCAACACTATTTCGAGGTGAACGTCATGAGTGGCGTGCGGCTCTCGCGGCACGCACTGGGCGGCATGATCGCAAAAAACTGGGGTCGGATCATATTTATCGGCAGCGAGTCGGGAGTGAACATCCCGGCGGACATGGTCCACTACGGTCTCTCTAAGGCGGCAAACCTCGCCCTGAGCAACGGACTCTCGAAGCTCACACGCGGCACAAACGTGACGGTCAACACGATCCTCGGAGGACCAACCTATTCCGACGGGGTGGCAAACGCCGTCAACGAGATCGCTGAGGCACAGGCGATCTCCGCAGACGACATGAAAGCCGCCATCATTGGCGGCAACACAACCTCTCTTCTCCAGAGGTTCATCGACCCCACTGAGATTGCCAACCTTGCTCTTTACCTAGCCAGCCCCCGGTCTTCAGCAACAAACGGGGCGGCGGTTCGCGCAGATGGTGGAGTTCTCACCACACTGATCTAA